In the genome of Pseudarthrobacter sp. IC2-21, one region contains:
- a CDS encoding RNA-binding S4 domain-containing protein: MSNQDIEEIPIRDSMIRLGQLLKLASLVEDGVEAAELIKSGLVKVNGEIDERRGRQLHNGDTVNVNGRTVRIVAPEA, from the coding sequence ATGAGCAACCAGGACATCGAAGAGATCCCCATCCGTGACAGCATGATCCGGCTCGGCCAGCTCCTGAAGCTTGCCAGCCTGGTGGAAGACGGCGTGGAAGCGGCCGAGCTCATCAAAAGCGGACTTGTTAAGGTGAACGGCGAAATCGATGAACGCCGCGGCCGCCAACTGCACAACGGCGACACCGTCAACGTCAACGGCCGCACGGTCAGGATCGTCGCCCCGGAGGCCTGA
- a CDS encoding DMT family transporter has protein sequence MTHPPRLPLLVGLPLAVAAGLAIPVQGRINGALGVRLGDGIAAAVVSFSTGLILIAIIALLLPRGRAGLARIIPALRERSFPRYYVLAGGVGAFFVFAQSTTVGLLGVALFTVATVTGQTLSGLLVDRLGIGPGGKRGITGVRIIGSVLTIIAVAWAVSPRFGNAADVGLLLLPLMLPLAAGFLMSFQQAMNGTATLHYGTPIAATLVNFIAGGLLLWIVWGIKVAVAGAGNPLPGEWWYYLGGPMGCIFIGLAAVLVRGLGVLVTGLGMIAGQLAGSLILDVVVPAPGSVVALPTILGTILTLAAILVATLPWPRGAFRR, from the coding sequence ATGACCCACCCCCCACGGCTGCCGCTGCTCGTTGGCCTTCCCCTGGCAGTCGCTGCCGGGCTGGCCATTCCCGTCCAGGGCCGCATCAACGGCGCCCTCGGCGTCCGCTTGGGTGACGGCATCGCCGCGGCCGTGGTGAGCTTCAGCACCGGCCTGATCCTGATCGCCATCATCGCGCTGCTGCTGCCCAGGGGCCGGGCCGGCCTGGCACGGATTATCCCGGCCCTCAGGGAGCGCAGCTTTCCGCGGTACTACGTCCTCGCCGGCGGCGTGGGCGCGTTCTTCGTCTTTGCCCAGTCCACAACCGTTGGCCTGCTCGGGGTGGCCCTGTTCACCGTGGCCACCGTCACCGGACAGACCCTCAGCGGCCTGCTCGTGGACCGGCTCGGGATCGGCCCCGGCGGCAAGCGCGGCATCACCGGCGTGCGCATCATCGGAAGTGTGCTCACCATCATTGCCGTGGCCTGGGCCGTGTCCCCGCGCTTTGGCAACGCCGCCGACGTCGGGCTGCTCCTGCTGCCGCTCATGCTGCCACTGGCGGCGGGATTCCTGATGAGTTTCCAGCAGGCCATGAACGGGACCGCAACCCTGCACTACGGCACGCCGATCGCGGCAACCCTGGTCAACTTCATCGCCGGGGGCCTGCTCCTCTGGATTGTGTGGGGCATCAAAGTCGCCGTGGCGGGCGCCGGGAATCCGCTGCCCGGAGAGTGGTGGTACTACCTTGGCGGGCCCATGGGCTGTATCTTCATCGGGCTGGCTGCCGTGCTGGTCCGCGGGCTGGGCGTTTTGGTGACCGGGCTGGGCATGATCGCGGGGCAGCTGGCGGGTTCGCTGATCCTTGACGTTGTGGTCCCCGCCCCGGGCTCCGTGGTGGCGCTGCCCACCATCCTGGGGACCATCCTGACGCTGGCCGCAATCCTGGTGGCCACCCTGCCCTGGCCCCGCGGTGCATTCCGCCGCTGA